The sequence below is a genomic window from Desulforamulus hydrothermalis Lam5 = DSM 18033.
GAACAGGAGTATCAGCAATATGAATACTAGAGAAATTGCTGCGGAATACCGCCTGGCACACTGGGCACAGATAGTGCGCAGAAAAAATGAAAGTGGCCTTAGTATTAAAGCCTTCTGTGCAAGCGAGGGATTCCGTGAAAACACCTACTACTATTGGCAACGGAAACTGCGAGAGGCTGCCTGTGAACAACTGACAGAAATTCGAACTGAGCATACAAAGTTGTCTTGCCTAGTCCCACCAGGATTTGCCGAGTTGAAAATTACAGAAGCACCTGAAAAGCTGCCTGTCCAGAATGATGCCAAACAGAGTGAAATCCGCATTGAACTTGGAGGAGTGCGGATTGCTGCGGACAGTACCTATCCGGTAGAAAAGATAGCCGCACTGCTTGGCCTGTTTAAACAGCTATGCTAAGCCTTGCCGGAAAAAGGGTATTTCTTGCCTGCGGTCACACAGATATGCGGAAAAGCATCAACGGGCTTGCCGCCATAGTGGAAGGGAGTTTCAAACTTGACCCATGTGACGGGGCAGTGTTCGTATTCTGCAACAGAAGCCGCGACCGCATAAAAATATTGGAATGGGATGGCGACGGGTTCTGGCTTCACTTCAAACGTCTGGAAAAAGGACATTTTCGGTGGCCAACGTCCGGTGAAGAACAGACCCTTGTGCTAACAGGTGAGGAATTGTCAATTCTTTTAGGTGGGACAAGGGTGGCATTAAAGCTAAGGCGAGAAGAAC
It includes:
- the tnpA gene encoding IS66 family insertion sequence element accessory protein TnpA translates to MNTREIAAEYRLAHWAQIVRRKNESGLSIKAFCASEGFRENTYYYWQRKLREAACEQLTEIRTEHTKLSCLVPPGFAELKITEAPEKLPVQNDAKQSEIRIELGGVRIAADSTYPVEKIAALLGLFKQLC
- the tnpB gene encoding IS66 family insertion sequence element accessory protein TnpB (TnpB, as the term is used for proteins encoded by IS66 family insertion elements, is considered an accessory protein, since TnpC, encoded by a neighboring gene, is a DDE family transposase.), translating into MRKSINGLAAIVEGSFKLDPCDGAVFVFCNRSRDRIKILEWDGDGFWLHFKRLEKGHFRWPTSGEEQTLVLTGEELSILLGGTRVALKLRREELMGKRIT